A genome region from Streptomyces sp. NBC_01296 includes the following:
- a CDS encoding HpcH/HpaI aldolase/citrate lyase family protein — protein sequence MTTPTSPVNRLRPRRSCLAVPGSNPRFLEKAQGLPADQVFLDLEDACAPLAKEGARHTIVDALNNGDWTGKTRVVRVNDWTTHWTYRDVITVVEGAGQNLDCIMLPKVQDAQQVVALDLLLTQIEKTMGFEVGKIGIEAQIENAKGLVNVDEIAAASPRLETIIFGPADFMASINMKSLVVGMQPPGYPADAYHYILMRILMAARMHNLQAIDGPFLQIRDVDAYREVAGRAAALGFDGKWVLHPGQVDAANEVFSPSQEDYDHSELILDAYDWCTSEAGGKKGSAMLGDEMIDEASRKMALVIAGKGRAAGMQRTTKFEIPEA from the coding sequence ATGACCACGCCCACGTCTCCCGTGAACCGGCTGCGGCCGCGCCGCTCCTGCCTCGCGGTTCCGGGCTCGAACCCGCGGTTCCTGGAGAAGGCCCAGGGCCTGCCGGCCGACCAGGTCTTCCTCGACCTCGAGGACGCCTGCGCCCCGCTCGCCAAGGAAGGCGCCCGCCACACGATCGTGGACGCGCTGAACAACGGCGACTGGACCGGCAAGACCCGGGTCGTGCGCGTCAACGACTGGACCACGCACTGGACGTACCGCGACGTCATCACGGTCGTGGAGGGCGCGGGCCAGAACCTCGACTGCATCATGCTGCCGAAGGTCCAGGACGCCCAGCAGGTCGTGGCGCTGGACCTGCTGCTGACCCAGATCGAGAAGACGATGGGCTTCGAGGTCGGCAAGATCGGCATCGAGGCGCAGATCGAGAACGCCAAGGGCCTGGTCAACGTCGACGAGATCGCGGCCGCCTCGCCGCGGCTGGAGACCATCATCTTCGGCCCGGCCGACTTCATGGCCTCGATCAACATGAAGTCGCTGGTCGTGGGCATGCAGCCGCCCGGCTACCCGGCGGACGCGTACCACTACATCCTGATGCGGATCCTGATGGCGGCCCGCATGCACAACCTCCAGGCGATCGACGGCCCCTTCCTCCAGATCCGCGACGTGGACGCGTACCGCGAGGTGGCGGGCCGGGCGGCGGCGCTGGGCTTCGACGGCAAGTGGGTGCTGCACCCGGGCCAGGTCGACGCGGCGAACGAGGTCTTCTCCCCCTCCCAGGAGGACTACGACCACTCCGAGCTGATCCTCGACGCGTACGACTGGTGCACGTCCGAGGCCGGCGGCAAGAAGGGCTCGGCCATGCTCGGCGACGAGATGATCGACGAGGCCAGCCGCAAGATGGCCCTGGTCATCGCGGGCAAGGGCCGCGCGGCCGGGATGCAGCGCACCACCAAGTTCGAGATCCCGGAGGCCTGA
- a CDS encoding protein meaA, protein MTERQKDRPWLMRTYAGHSTAEASNELYRRNLAKGQTGLSVAFDLPTQTGYDPDHILARGEVGRVGVPVSHLGDMRRLFQDIPLEQMNTSMTINATAMWLLALYQVAAEEQGADIALLQGTTQNDIVKEYLSRGTHVFPPGPSLRLTTDMIAYTVNHIPKWNPINICSYHLQEAGATPVQEISYAMSTAIAVLDSVRDSGQVPEDRFGEVVARISFFVNAGVRFIEEMCKMRAFGRIWDKVTRERYGIENEKQRRFRYGVQVNSLGLTEAQPENNVQRIVLEMLAVTLSKDARARAVQLPAWNEALGLPRPWDQQWSLRIQQVLAHESDLLEYEDIFAGSHVIEAKVDSLVADCLAEIDRIQEMGGAMAAVESGYLKGELVSSHAERRARIEAGEDKIVGVNCFEQTEENPLTADLDGAIMTVDPAVEALTVERIGRWRAERQESSERQGGGDPFVFPTVMQALDRLKQAAAGTENLMEATLECARAGVTTGEWANALREVFGEFRAPTGVSSAPVAVTAEAGTPMALVREKVARTADDLGSGRLRLLVGKPGLDGHSNGAEQIAVRARDAGFEVVYQGIRLTPEEISSAALAEDVHCVGLSILSGSHSALVPDVLERLRTAGAGDIPVVLGGIIPNADAIALKAAGVAAVFTPKDFGITEIIGRIVDEIRKANKLDPLEVPA, encoded by the coding sequence ATGACAGAGCGCCAGAAAGACCGTCCGTGGCTCATGCGGACGTACGCCGGCCACTCCACGGCCGAGGCGTCCAACGAGCTGTACCGCCGCAACCTCGCCAAGGGCCAGACCGGCCTGTCGGTCGCGTTCGACCTTCCGACGCAGACCGGCTACGACCCCGACCACATCCTCGCCCGCGGCGAGGTGGGCCGGGTCGGGGTCCCGGTCTCCCATCTGGGCGACATGCGGCGGCTGTTCCAGGACATCCCCCTGGAGCAGATGAACACCTCGATGACGATCAACGCCACCGCCATGTGGCTGCTGGCGCTCTACCAGGTGGCCGCCGAGGAGCAGGGCGCGGACATCGCCCTGCTCCAGGGCACCACCCAGAACGACATCGTCAAGGAGTACCTCTCGCGCGGGACGCACGTCTTCCCGCCCGGGCCCTCGCTCCGCCTGACGACGGACATGATCGCGTACACGGTCAACCACATCCCGAAGTGGAACCCGATCAACATCTGCTCGTACCACCTCCAGGAGGCCGGGGCCACCCCGGTCCAGGAGATCTCGTACGCGATGTCGACCGCGATCGCCGTGCTGGACTCGGTGCGCGACTCGGGCCAGGTCCCGGAGGATCGTTTCGGCGAAGTGGTCGCCCGTATCTCGTTCTTCGTGAACGCGGGCGTCCGCTTCATCGAGGAGATGTGCAAGATGCGCGCCTTCGGCCGCATCTGGGACAAGGTCACCCGCGAGCGCTACGGCATCGAGAACGAGAAGCAGCGTCGCTTCCGCTACGGCGTCCAGGTCAACTCCCTGGGCCTGACCGAGGCCCAGCCGGAGAACAACGTCCAGCGCATCGTGCTGGAGATGCTCGCGGTCACCCTCTCCAAGGACGCCCGCGCCCGCGCCGTGCAGCTGCCCGCCTGGAACGAGGCGCTGGGCCTGCCCCGGCCCTGGGACCAGCAGTGGTCGCTGCGCATCCAGCAGGTCCTGGCGCACGAGAGCGACCTGCTGGAGTACGAGGACATCTTCGCCGGATCCCACGTCATCGAGGCCAAAGTCGACTCCCTGGTCGCCGACTGCCTGGCCGAGATCGACCGGATCCAGGAGATGGGCGGCGCGATGGCCGCCGTCGAGTCCGGGTACCTGAAGGGCGAGCTCGTCTCCTCGCACGCCGAGCGGCGGGCCCGGATCGAGGCAGGCGAGGACAAGATCGTCGGCGTCAACTGCTTCGAGCAGACCGAGGAGAATCCGCTCACCGCCGACCTGGACGGCGCCATCATGACGGTCGACCCGGCCGTCGAGGCGCTGACCGTGGAGCGGATCGGCCGCTGGCGCGCCGAGCGTCAGGAGTCCTCGGAGCGGCAGGGGGGCGGCGACCCGTTCGTCTTCCCGACGGTGATGCAGGCCCTGGACCGGCTCAAGCAGGCCGCGGCCGGGACCGAGAACCTGATGGAGGCCACCCTCGAGTGCGCCCGGGCCGGTGTCACCACCGGCGAGTGGGCGAACGCCCTGCGCGAGGTGTTCGGCGAGTTCCGCGCCCCGACCGGGGTCTCCTCGGCCCCGGTGGCCGTCACCGCCGAAGCGGGCACGCCGATGGCACTCGTCCGCGAGAAGGTCGCGCGTACCGCCGATGACCTGGGCTCCGGCCGGCTGCGCCTGCTGGTCGGCAAGCCCGGCCTGGACGGTCACTCCAACGGCGCCGAGCAGATCGCCGTACGGGCCCGCGACGCCGGTTTCGAGGTGGTCTACCAGGGCATCCGGCTGACGCCCGAGGAGATCTCCTCGGCGGCGCTGGCCGAGGACGTGCACTGCGTGGGACTGTCCATCCTGTCCGGTTCGCACAGCGCGCTCGTGCCGGACGTGCTGGAACGCCTCCGTACGGCGGGGGCGGGTGACATCCCCGTCGTGCTCGGCGGCATCATTCCGAACGCCGATGCCATCGCCCTCAAGGCGGCCGGAGTCGCCGCCGTCTTCACACCCAAGGACTTCGGTATCACGGAGATCATCGGCCGTATCGTCGACGAGATCCGGAAAGCGAACAAGCTCGACCCTCTGGAGGTCCCCGCATGA
- a CDS encoding acyl-CoA dehydrogenase family protein: MARLAQTAGLTDVQREILKTVREFVDKEIIPVATELEHRDEYPQQIVDGLKELGLFGLMIPEEYGGLGESLLTYALCVEEIARGWMSVSGIINTHFIVAYMLKQHGTQEQKDHFLPRMALGEVRGAFSMSEPGLGSDVSAITSKAVKDGDEYVLNGQKMWLTNGGSSTLVAVLVRSDEGHPEGTAPHKSMTTFLVEKEPGFGEVRPGLTIPGKIDKMGYKGVDTTELIMDGLRIPANRVLGGQTGRGFYQMMDGVEVGRVNVAARGCGVAQRAFELGVSYAQQRHTFGKAIAEHQAIQFKLAEMATKVEAAHAMMVNAARKKDSGERNDLEAGMAKYLASEYCKEVVEDAFRIHGGYGFSKEYEIERLYREAPMLLIGEGTAEIQKMIIGRRLLEEYRLQG, encoded by the coding sequence ATGGCCCGACTCGCCCAGACCGCCGGGCTCACCGACGTCCAGCGGGAGATCCTCAAGACCGTCCGGGAGTTCGTCGACAAGGAGATCATCCCGGTCGCGACCGAGCTCGAACACCGTGACGAGTACCCGCAGCAGATCGTCGACGGCCTCAAGGAGCTCGGCCTCTTCGGACTGATGATCCCCGAGGAGTACGGCGGCCTGGGTGAGTCGCTGCTCACCTACGCCCTGTGCGTGGAGGAGATAGCGCGGGGCTGGATGTCCGTCTCGGGCATCATCAACACCCACTTCATCGTGGCGTACATGCTCAAGCAGCACGGCACGCAGGAGCAGAAGGACCACTTCCTGCCCCGCATGGCGCTGGGAGAGGTGCGCGGCGCGTTCTCGATGTCCGAGCCGGGGCTGGGCTCCGACGTGTCGGCCATCACGTCCAAGGCGGTCAAGGACGGCGACGAGTACGTCCTGAACGGCCAGAAGATGTGGCTGACGAACGGCGGCAGCTCCACGCTGGTGGCGGTCCTCGTGCGAAGTGACGAAGGCCACCCCGAGGGCACGGCCCCGCACAAGTCGATGACGACCTTCCTCGTCGAGAAGGAGCCGGGCTTCGGTGAGGTCCGTCCGGGCCTGACCATCCCGGGCAAGATCGACAAGATGGGCTACAAGGGCGTCGACACGACCGAGCTCATCATGGACGGACTGCGCATTCCGGCCAATCGGGTCCTCGGAGGCCAGACGGGCCGAGGGTTTTACCAAATGATGGACGGGGTCGAGGTCGGCCGCGTCAACGTGGCGGCCCGTGGCTGCGGTGTCGCTCAGCGTGCATTCGAGCTGGGTGTCTCGTATGCCCAGCAACGTCACACTTTCGGCAAGGCGATCGCCGAGCACCAGGCCATCCAGTTCAAGCTGGCCGAGATGGCTACCAAGGTCGAGGCCGCCCATGCGATGATGGTGAATGCAGCACGCAAAAAGGACTCCGGGGAACGAAACGACCTCGAAGCAGGGATGGCGAAGTACCTCGCCTCCGAATACTGCAAGGAGGTGGTGGAGGACGCCTTCCGTATCCATGGCGGCTACGGATTCTCGAAGGAGTACGAGATCGAGCGCCTCTACCGCGAGGCACCGATGCTGCTGATCGGTGAAGGGACGGCCGAAATCCAGAAAATGATCATCGGTCGGCGCCTTCTCGAGGAGTACCGACTCCAGGGCTGA
- a CDS encoding MaoC family dehydratase, which yields MQFGRTYEEFEVGAVYKHWPGKTVTEYDDHLFCLLTMNHHPLHMDSNYAENTTDFGKNVVVGNYIYSLLLGMSVPDVSGKAIANLEIESLRHVAPTFHGDTVYGETTVLDKTPSKSKNDRGIVYVETKGYKQDGTLVCVFRRKVMVPTETYIKERGGEQPGRPTLKEQGK from the coding sequence ATGCAGTTCGGACGCACTTACGAAGAGTTCGAGGTCGGGGCGGTCTACAAGCACTGGCCCGGAAAGACGGTCACCGAGTACGACGACCACCTCTTCTGCCTGCTGACCATGAACCACCACCCGCTCCACATGGACAGCAATTACGCGGAGAACACGACCGACTTCGGCAAGAACGTGGTCGTGGGCAACTACATCTACTCGCTGCTGCTGGGCATGTCCGTGCCGGACGTCTCCGGGAAGGCCATCGCCAACCTGGAGATCGAGTCCCTGCGGCACGTGGCGCCGACCTTCCACGGCGACACCGTCTACGGCGAGACCACGGTCCTCGACAAGACCCCGTCGAAGTCGAAGAACGACCGCGGCATCGTCTACGTGGAGACCAAGGGCTACAAGCAGGACGGCACCCTCGTCTGCGTCTTCCGGCGCAAGGTGATGGTCCCGACCGAGACGTACATCAAGGAGCGCGGCGGCGAGCAGCCCGGCCGCCCCACGCTGAAGGAACAGGGGAAGTAG
- a CDS encoding AlkA N-terminal domain-containing protein — protein sequence MYTDTERCVRAVQSKDARFDGWFFTAVRTTGIYCRPSCPAVPPKVENMTFLPSAAACQQAGFRACKRCRPDTSPGSPEWNARADAVARAMRLIQDGVVDREGVPGLAARLGYSTRQVERQLNAELGAGPLALARAQRAQTARLLIETSELPMGDVAFAAGFSSIRTFNETVREVFALAPGELRLRAEKSSRHVPRVPGTISLRLPFRAPLNPDNLFGHLAATAVPGVEEWRAGAYRRTLRLPYGTGVVALTPQPDHIGCQLALTDLRDLTIAISRCRWMLDLDADPEAVDEQLRSDPLLAPLVDKAPGRRVPRTVDAAEFAVRAVLGQQVSTAAARTHAARLVTSYGEPVADPDPEGGLTHLFPSPQALAALDPESLALPASRRATLTTLVGALADGSLPLGIDSDWEAARAQLNALPGFGPWTTEVIAMRALGDPDAFLPSDLGVRRAAKELGLPSTPAALTARAAGWRPWRAYAVQYLWATDAHPINHLPV from the coding sequence ATGTACACCGACACCGAGCGCTGTGTGAGGGCCGTGCAGTCGAAGGACGCCCGCTTCGACGGGTGGTTCTTCACCGCCGTGCGGACCACCGGGATCTACTGCCGTCCCAGCTGCCCCGCGGTGCCGCCCAAGGTCGAGAACATGACCTTCCTGCCCAGCGCCGCCGCCTGCCAGCAGGCCGGGTTCCGGGCCTGCAAGCGGTGCCGGCCCGACACCTCCCCCGGCTCCCCCGAGTGGAACGCCCGCGCCGACGCCGTCGCCCGGGCCATGCGGCTCATCCAGGACGGCGTCGTGGACCGCGAGGGCGTACCGGGGCTGGCGGCGCGGCTGGGGTACTCCACCCGCCAGGTGGAGCGGCAGCTGAACGCCGAGCTCGGCGCCGGGCCCCTCGCCCTCGCCCGGGCGCAGCGCGCCCAGACCGCCCGGCTGCTCATCGAGACCTCCGAGCTGCCCATGGGCGACGTCGCCTTCGCCGCCGGGTTCTCCTCCATCCGGACCTTCAACGAGACCGTCCGCGAGGTCTTCGCCCTCGCCCCCGGCGAGCTGCGCCTGCGGGCCGAGAAGTCGAGCCGGCACGTGCCGAGGGTGCCCGGCACCATCAGCCTGCGCCTGCCGTTCCGGGCTCCGCTCAACCCCGACAACCTCTTCGGCCACCTGGCCGCGACGGCCGTCCCCGGCGTCGAGGAGTGGCGGGCCGGCGCCTACCGCCGGACGCTGCGGCTCCCGTACGGCACCGGAGTCGTCGCGCTCACCCCGCAGCCCGACCACATCGGCTGCCAGCTGGCCCTCACCGACCTGCGCGACCTCACGATCGCCATCAGCCGCTGCCGCTGGATGCTCGATCTCGACGCCGATCCCGAGGCCGTCGACGAGCAGCTGCGCTCCGACCCGCTGCTGGCCCCGCTCGTCGACAAGGCCCCGGGGCGCCGGGTGCCCCGTACGGTCGATGCGGCGGAGTTCGCCGTACGGGCGGTGCTCGGTCAGCAGGTGTCCACGGCGGCGGCCCGTACGCACGCCGCCCGGCTGGTCACCTCGTACGGGGAACCGGTGGCCGACCCCGATCCCGAGGGCGGGCTGACCCACCTGTTCCCCTCGCCCCAGGCGCTGGCCGCCCTGGACCCGGAGTCCCTGGCCCTGCCGGCCAGCCGGCGCGCCACCCTGACCACCCTCGTCGGCGCGCTGGCCGACGGTTCCCTCCCGCTCGGCATCGACAGCGACTGGGAGGCGGCCCGCGCGCAGCTGAACGCGCTGCCCGGCTTCGGCCCGTGGACCACCGAGGTGATCGCGATGCGGGCGCTGGGCGATCCGGACGCCTTCCTGCCGTCCGACCTCGGGGTCCGGCGGGCCGCGAAGGAGCTCGGGCTGCCGTCGACGCCCGCGGCGCTCACCGCCCGGGCGGCCGGCTGGCGGCCCTGGCGCGCGTACGCCGTGCAGTACCTGTGGGCCACCGATGCCCACCCCATCAACCACCTGCCCGTCTGA
- a CDS encoding TetR family transcriptional regulator: MSQPAKTSPRAATASDSPESTAGTKAAAQRLKMRRELAAAAMELFATKGYEATTVDEIAATAGVARRTFFRHFRSKEEAIFPDHDDTLTRAEAVLDVAPAHEHPLDTVCRGIKEVMKMYAASPAVSVERYRLTREVPALREREIASVARYERLFTRYLLAHFDETDHHDGNDDPLLAEVAASAVVTAHNHVLRRWLRAGGQGDVEAQLDHAFSIVRKTFGTGIGAGRTLSTAPAPAASAEVRTQGEVLVAVARTDAPLDEVMRTIEEALRNNQ, translated from the coding sequence ATGTCCCAGCCCGCCAAGACCTCGCCCCGCGCCGCCACGGCCTCCGACAGCCCGGAGAGCACGGCCGGCACCAAGGCGGCCGCACAGCGGCTCAAGATGCGCCGTGAGCTCGCCGCCGCCGCGATGGAGCTGTTCGCGACCAAGGGGTACGAGGCGACGACGGTCGACGAGATCGCCGCGACCGCGGGGGTGGCGCGCCGGACCTTCTTCCGGCACTTCCGGTCCAAGGAAGAGGCGATCTTCCCGGACCACGACGACACCCTGACCAGGGCCGAAGCGGTGCTGGACGTGGCCCCGGCGCACGAGCACCCGCTCGACACGGTGTGCCGCGGGATCAAGGAAGTCATGAAGATGTACGCCGCCTCGCCGGCGGTGTCGGTGGAGCGCTACCGGCTGACCCGCGAGGTGCCGGCGCTGCGGGAGCGGGAGATCGCCTCGGTGGCCCGGTACGAGCGGCTGTTCACCCGCTACCTGCTGGCCCACTTCGACGAGACCGACCACCACGACGGCAACGACGACCCGCTGCTGGCCGAGGTGGCCGCCTCGGCGGTCGTCACGGCCCACAACCACGTGCTGCGGCGCTGGCTGCGGGCGGGTGGCCAGGGGGACGTGGAGGCGCAGCTGGACCACGCCTTCTCGATCGTGCGGAAGACCTTCGGTACGGGGATCGGCGCGGGCCGGACCCTGAGCACGGCGCCGGCCCCGGCCGCGTCGGCGGAGGTCAGGACGCAGGGCGAGGTGCTGGTGGCGGTGGCCCGTACGGACGCCCCGCTCGACGAGGTCATGCGGACCATCGAGGAAGCACTGAGGAACAACCAGTAG
- a CDS encoding phosphatidylserine decarboxylase has translation MPHSQTSAPRVGILGGRLARGASPWLLPTVATAALSLTRARKSGRWAAVAVPTTALAAGMLWFFRDPEREITQGRVISPADGVVQSIMPWKDGRTRVAIFMSPLNVHVNRAPLAGTVTSVEHIPGGFVPAFNKESENNERVVWHFDTELGDIEMVQIAGAVARRIVPYLPAGTKVEQGERIGLIRFGSRVDIYLPEGVEVAVEVGQATTAGVTRIDRD, from the coding sequence ATGCCCCACAGCCAAACCTCTGCACCTCGCGTCGGCATCCTCGGTGGACGTCTCGCACGCGGAGCATCGCCGTGGCTTCTGCCGACCGTCGCCACCGCTGCGCTCAGCCTCACCCGGGCCCGCAAGTCCGGGCGCTGGGCGGCAGTGGCCGTGCCCACCACCGCTCTCGCGGCGGGCATGCTGTGGTTCTTCCGCGACCCCGAGCGTGAGATCACGCAGGGCCGGGTCATCTCGCCCGCCGACGGTGTGGTGCAGAGCATCATGCCGTGGAAGGACGGGCGGACCCGGGTCGCGATCTTCATGAGCCCGCTGAATGTCCACGTCAACCGCGCGCCCCTCGCGGGCACGGTGACGTCCGTGGAGCACATCCCCGGCGGGTTCGTCCCGGCGTTCAACAAGGAGAGCGAGAACAACGAGCGCGTTGTCTGGCACTTCGACACCGAACTCGGCGACATCGAGATGGTGCAGATCGCCGGCGCCGTCGCACGCCGCATCGTCCCGTACCTGCCGGCCGGTACCAAGGTGGAGCAGGGCGAACGCATCGGTCTGATCCGCTTCGGCTCCCGCGTCGACATCTACCTCCCCGAGGGTGTCGAGGTCGCGGTCGAGGTCGGTCAGGCCACCACCGCGGGGGTGACCCGAATTGACCGTGACTGA
- the ccrA gene encoding crotonyl-CoA carboxylase/reductase, which yields MKDILDAIQSQAATAADFAALPLPDSYRAITVHKDEAEMFAGLTTREKDPRKSLHLDQVPVPELGPGEALVAVMASSVNYNSVWTSIFEPVSTFSFLERYGRLSELTKRHDLPYHVIGSDLAGVVLRTGPGVNAWKPGDEVVAHCLSVELESSDGHNDTMLDPEQRIWGFETNFGGLAEIALVKSNQLMPKPDHLSWEEAASPGLVNSTAYRQLVSRNGAGMKQGDNVLIWGASGGLGSYATQFALAGGANPICVVSSAQKADICRAMGATAIIDRSAEGYKFWKDEHTQDPKEWKRFGKRIRELTGGEDVDIVFEHPGRETFGASVYVTRKGGTIVTCASTSGYNHEYDNRYLWMSLKRIVGSHFANYREAWEANRLVAKGKIHPTLSKVYSLEETGQAAYDVHRNLHQGKVGVLALAPEEGLGVRDHEMRATHLEAINRFRNI from the coding sequence GTGAAGGACATCCTGGACGCGATCCAGTCGCAGGCCGCTACGGCCGCCGACTTCGCGGCCCTGCCGCTCCCCGACTCGTACCGCGCGATCACCGTGCACAAGGACGAGGCGGAGATGTTCGCAGGGCTCACCACCCGCGAGAAGGACCCGCGCAAGTCCCTGCACCTCGACCAGGTGCCCGTGCCGGAGCTCGGCCCGGGCGAGGCCCTGGTGGCCGTCATGGCCTCGTCGGTCAACTACAACTCCGTGTGGACCTCGATCTTCGAGCCCGTGTCCACCTTCAGCTTCCTGGAGCGCTACGGGCGCCTGTCGGAGCTCACCAAGCGCCACGACCTCCCGTACCACGTCATCGGTTCGGACCTCGCGGGCGTCGTGCTGCGCACCGGCCCTGGCGTCAACGCCTGGAAGCCCGGCGACGAGGTCGTCGCGCACTGCCTCTCGGTCGAGCTGGAGTCCTCGGACGGCCACAACGACACGATGCTCGACCCCGAGCAGCGCATCTGGGGCTTCGAGACGAACTTCGGCGGTCTCGCCGAGATCGCACTCGTCAAGTCCAACCAGCTGATGCCCAAGCCCGACCACCTGAGCTGGGAGGAGGCCGCCTCCCCCGGCCTGGTCAACTCCACCGCCTACCGCCAGCTGGTCTCGCGCAACGGCGCCGGCATGAAGCAGGGCGACAACGTCCTGATCTGGGGCGCCAGCGGCGGACTCGGCTCGTACGCCACCCAGTTCGCACTGGCCGGCGGCGCCAACCCGATCTGCGTCGTCTCCAGCGCGCAGAAGGCGGACATCTGCCGCGCGATGGGCGCGACCGCGATCATCGACCGCAGCGCCGAGGGCTACAAGTTCTGGAAGGACGAGCACACCCAGGACCCCAAGGAGTGGAAGCGCTTCGGCAAGCGCATCCGCGAGCTGACCGGCGGCGAGGACGTGGACATCGTCTTCGAGCACCCGGGCCGCGAGACCTTCGGCGCCTCCGTGTACGTCACCCGCAAGGGCGGCACCATCGTCACCTGCGCCTCGACCTCGGGCTACAACCACGAGTACGACAACCGCTACCTGTGGATGTCGCTCAAGCGGATCGTCGGCTCGCACTTCGCCAACTACCGCGAGGCCTGGGAGGCCAACCGCCTGGTGGCCAAGGGCAAGATCCACCCCACGCTGTCCAAGGTCTACTCCCTCGAGGAGACGGGCCAGGCCGCGTACGACGTCCACCGCAACCTCCACCAGGGCAAGGTCGGCGTGCTCGCCCTCGCCCCCGAGGAGGGCCTCGGTGTCCGCGACCACGAGATGCGCGCGACGCACCTCGAGGCGATCAACCGTTTCCGGAACATCTGA
- a CDS encoding methylated-DNA--[protein]-cysteine S-methyltransferase produces MSTTQHTKQHAVVESPYGPLTLVATDGVLSGLYMTGQRHRPAEESFGERVAATEEPFPEVVRQLAAYFAGELTEFDVPVRLEGTAFQRSVWDQLVRIPYGETWSYGELAAKLGKPNASRAVGLANGKNPVGIIVPCHRVIGASGSMTGYGGGVERKVRLLSFEAGDRL; encoded by the coding sequence ATGAGCACCACGCAGCACACCAAGCAGCACGCCGTCGTCGAGAGCCCGTACGGGCCGCTCACCCTGGTCGCCACGGACGGCGTCCTCAGCGGTCTGTACATGACCGGGCAGCGGCACCGGCCCGCCGAGGAGTCCTTCGGGGAGCGGGTCGCCGCGACCGAGGAGCCGTTCCCCGAGGTCGTGCGGCAGCTGGCCGCGTACTTCGCCGGGGAGCTCACGGAGTTCGACGTGCCCGTCCGGCTGGAGGGCACCGCGTTCCAGCGCAGCGTGTGGGACCAGCTCGTACGGATCCCGTACGGCGAGACCTGGTCGTACGGGGAGCTCGCGGCCAAGCTCGGCAAGCCGAACGCCTCGCGCGCGGTGGGCCTGGCCAACGGGAAGAACCCGGTCGGCATCATCGTGCCGTGCCACCGGGTGATCGGCGCCTCGGGCAGCATGACCGGCTACGGCGGCGGCGTCGAGCGCAAGGTGCGGCTGCTGTCCTTCGAGGCAGGCGACCGGCTGTAG
- the pssA gene encoding CDP-diacylglycerol--serine O-phosphatidyltransferase produces the protein MPLSLRLSIADTLTLGNATCGFMAVYFTTTGILIPHLTGSGESGMARNSAATAVILMLLAAVFDLFDGIVARKLRSSPMGAELDNLSDLISFGLAPAYFVLVYGMVADDAVQKMSALAAIVVLLAVVLRLARFSCVTMKDGMFQGMPSPFGALTVVSIVLLELPFVPTLLAIIGVAWLMVSRVEYPKPRGVLAVAMLSWIIGAMGLLAAWAFDAPGGQMLLQAGCALQIAMAATIPLFATTRRANTFRHNRREARAASQLP, from the coding sequence ATGCCGCTCTCGCTGCGGCTGTCGATAGCGGACACCCTCACCCTCGGCAACGCGACGTGCGGATTCATGGCGGTGTACTTCACCACCACCGGGATCCTCATCCCGCACCTCACCGGCAGCGGCGAGTCCGGCATGGCCCGCAACAGCGCCGCGACGGCAGTGATACTGATGCTGCTCGCCGCGGTCTTCGACCTCTTCGACGGCATCGTGGCCCGCAAGCTGCGCAGCTCGCCGATGGGCGCCGAGCTGGACAACCTGTCCGACCTGATCAGCTTCGGCCTGGCTCCCGCGTACTTCGTGCTGGTGTACGGCATGGTCGCCGACGACGCGGTGCAGAAGATGTCCGCGCTGGCCGCGATCGTGGTGCTGCTGGCCGTGGTGCTCAGACTCGCGAGATTCAGCTGCGTGACGATGAAGGACGGCATGTTCCAGGGCATGCCGAGCCCCTTCGGCGCGCTGACGGTCGTCTCGATCGTGCTGCTCGAGCTGCCGTTCGTCCCGACGCTGCTGGCGATCATCGGGGTGGCGTGGCTGATGGTGAGCCGCGTCGAGTACCCGAAGCCGCGCGGTGTCCTCGCGGTGGCGATGCTGAGCTGGATCATCGGGGCCATGGGCCTGCTGGCGGCCTGGGCGTTCGACGCCCCGGGCGGTCAGATGCTGCTCCAGGCGGGCTGCGCGCTGCAGATCGCCATGGCGGCGACCATCCCGCTGTTCGCGACGACCCGTCGCGCGAACACCTTCCGCCACAACCGCCGCGAGGCGCGAGCGGCGTCGCAGCTCCCGTAA